In Helianthus annuus cultivar XRQ/B chromosome 9, HanXRQr2.0-SUNRISE, whole genome shotgun sequence, the following are encoded in one genomic region:
- the LOC110914045 gene encoding uncharacterized protein LOC110914045, whose translation MADANNDMVILQSSGLFDDVIDGVAPNTSFYANDVEYKYEYYLVDGIYSEWAMLVETLSCPDDEGRLYYKKKQEPTRKDVERVFGVLKKRWSIIAQPSRILEKRKMRNVMYTCIILHNMILEDSGRAFCGESYDEDVLAIQIPIVAYESAFSMSGRVLDAYRTRLSSNIVEVLVCTQDWVRKSKEPIIDDTDDILRDGEIAIEIEDATNKQNERGKEKMQSD comes from the exons ATGGCCGATGCGAACAATGACATGGTTATTTTACAATCTTCGGGTCTTTTCGACGATGTCATAGATGGTGTTGCACCAAATACTTCATTCTATGCAAATGACGTGGAGTATAAGTATGAGTACTATCTTGTCGACGGTATTTATTCGGAGTGGGCGATGTTGGTGGAAACTCTTTCGTGTCCAGATGACGAGGGAAGATTGTATTACAAGAAGAAACAAGAGCCAACAAGAAAAGATGTCGAGCGGGTTTTCGGTGTATTAAAAAAGAGATGGTCTATCATTGCCCAGCCGTCGAGGATACTTGAAAAGCGTAAAATGAGAAACGTCATGTATACGTGCATCATCTTGCATAACATGATATTGGAGGACTCGGGTAGAGCGTTTTGTGGAGAAAGTTATGATGAAG ATGTTTTGGCGATTCAAATTCCCATCGTTGCGTACGAGTCGGCATTTAGTATGAGCGGTCGGGTCCTCGACGCATATAGAACAAGATTGTCAAGTAATATTGTTGAAGTTTTGGTTTGCACTCAAGATTGGGTGAGAAAATCAAAAGAGCCGATTATTGATGACACAGATGATATTTTAAGGGATGGCGAAATTGCCATAG AGATTGAAGATGCGACAAATAAGCAAaacgaaagaggaaaagagaaAATGCAAAGCGATTAG